The stretch of DNA CGGGTTATTAGTGCTGTTCTGGCATTAGCACCAAAACCAATACCATCTGACATACCGGCTCCGATAGCAATAACGTTTTTAACCGCACCGCCTAACTGAACGCCAATAAAGTCAGGATTACTGTAAACCCTAAAGCTCTTTCCACAATGCAATAATTTTTGCAGATCGTCAGTGAACAGAGGATCGGATGAAGCTACCGCAATCGCCGTTGGTAAACCGGCGGCAAGCTCTTTAGCAAATGTTGGCCCGGAGATAACCGCCAGTGGGATCTCATCCCCTAATGCTTCTCTGGCCACTTCAGCCAGTAAACGACCGGTTTCGGCTTCCAGCCCTTTGGTTGCCCAAACAATACGAGCATTTGCTTGTAAAAACGGCTTTATCTGGCGAAGAACATCGCCAAAAACATGGCTGGGCACAACCACCAGAATATCCCGGCTGGCACTAATAGCCTGCTGGAGATCGGCCTGCAACTGTAACGTATCCGGGAATGGAACATCCGGAAGAAACGCCTGATTCTTTCTATCCTGCTGCAGTTGCGCAATATGTTGAGGGTCATGACCCCACAACACCACCGAGTGGCCATTACGCGCCAGCGTAATGGCTAAAGCGGTGCCGTACGAGCCGGCACCGATAACAGTCATATCGACCTGATTCATTACGCGTCCTGATGCGGCGCAGCGCCTTGCTCAGCTTCGGCTTGCTGCTGCAGATAGTTCATGAACAGCGCATCAAAGTTTACTGGCGCCAAATTCAATTGAGGGAAACTACCACGAGAAACCAGTGCAGAAACACATTCGCGAGCATAAGGAAACAGAATGTTTGGACAGTATGCACCCAGACAGTGAGCCATCTGAGAATCATCCAGACCAGTAATGCTAAAGATACCCGCCTGCTGAACTTCACATAAGAATGCAGTATCTTCACCCAGCATAGCGGTTGCCGTAACGCGTAAAACAACTTCAAATACACCATCGCCCAGTTGGCTGGAAGCCGTATCTAAATCCAGTTTAACCTGAGGATCCCACTCCTGTTGAAAAATCAGTGGTGCTGCAGGTGCTTCAAAAGAGACGTCTTTGGTATAAATGCGTTGAATTTGAAACGCCATTTCTGGGTTGCTTTGCTCTGACATAAAAAATTACCTTTAAGTTAAATGTCCTTCTCATGCTGAAATAAAGCAATAATCGGGAATTTTGAGATAAACAGTAAAGTGGGGCTCATCCCTTTTTACCGACTATTACTTACCGCGAACCAATGGCAGGTTTTCACCGCTCCAGCCAGACAATCCGTTTTTCAGAGTGAATACCTGTGTGAAGCCCTCTTTAACCAAAGCTTCTGCCGGTTCTTTCGAACTGGTGCCATTGGCACAAAGTACAATCACCGGACGCTCTTTGTGTTTGTCCAAAACGGCAAGGGTGCCATTTTTAATGTCTGTTGGCGTTAAGTTGATAGCACCAACAATGTGTCCTTTACGGAACTCATCAATAGTGCGGGTATCAACAACAACTGCATCTTCTGAATTGATCAGCCGGGTTAAATCCGAATTGCTGATATCTTTAACTTTAGATGTTGCTGTTTTTAGCGTCATAAAAATGACAGCGACCAGTAACCCAACCCAGGCAATACTTAATACCGGATGGTTACTAACAAATTGCATAACTTGTTCCATGGAGGATAACAACTCCCGCTGTTTGGGATTAAATAATCAAGGTTATGGAGTATACCTTTGCACTGCATCAAATACAGCCAAAATACGGACTGCAATGCAGAAAATACGGCATATCTCTAAAAATTTTATCAAGAGTATGCAGCGAAACATATTGAAAAAGAGTAAAAACAGGTATCAAAGTCTGATTTATACGCTTATTTTTTCTGACTGTAGTAAAATTCTCCACCAAATGACGATGCCGGTTGTACCTATCGTTACCTCTAAGTTCTCAATGTGGTATAAAAAGCACATTGGATATGAAATGAATACCGCAAATTTCAATGTTATTTACGAGGTTATTTGAATGTCGAGCACAAAAAAACCCATGGTTCTGGTGATTCTTGATGGTTATGGCTATCGGGAAGAGCAACAGGATAACGCTATTATTAATGCTAAAAAGCCAGTAATGGACAGCCTGTGGAAGAACTACCCACATACGCTGATCGCCGCTTCTGGTCTGGATGTAGGTTTACCTGATGGTCAAATGGGTAACTCAGAAGTTGGTCACGTGAATCTGGGTGCAGGACGCATTGTTTATCAGGATCTTACTCGTCTGGACAAAGAGATTAAAGAAGGTGATTTCTTTACTAATCAGGTATTAACTTCCGCCGTTGATAAAGCCGTTGCAGCCAATAAAGCCGTGCACATTATGGGATTGATGTCCCCTGGTGGCGTTCACAGTCATGAAGACCATATTCTGGCCATGATTGAGTTAGCAGCAAAGCGTGGCGCAAAAGCCGTTTATCTGCATGCATTCCTGGATGGTCGTGACACCCCGCCCCGTAGTGCGCAATCAACACTGAAACGATTCACCCACGAGTTTGAGAAACTGGGCTGTGGTCGTATCGCTTCTATCGTAGGCCGTTACTATGCAATGGACCGCGATAACCGCTGGGATCGTGTACAGTTAGCCTATGACCTGATGACTGATGCCAAAGGTGAGTTCACTGCAGAAGATGCAGTTTCAGGATTACAGGCGGCATACAGCCGTGATGAAAACGATGAGTTTGTTAAACCGACGGTTATCCAAAAAGCAGGCGAACCTTCTGCCGCTATGCAGGATGGTGATGCGTTAATTTTTATGAATTTCCGCGCTGACCGTGCTC from Limnobaculum xujianqingii encodes:
- the gpmM gene encoding 2,3-bisphosphoglycerate-independent phosphoglycerate mutase: MSSTKKPMVLVILDGYGYREEQQDNAIINAKKPVMDSLWKNYPHTLIAASGLDVGLPDGQMGNSEVGHVNLGAGRIVYQDLTRLDKEIKEGDFFTNQVLTSAVDKAVAANKAVHIMGLMSPGGVHSHEDHILAMIELAAKRGAKAVYLHAFLDGRDTPPRSAQSTLKRFTHEFEKLGCGRIASIVGRYYAMDRDNRWDRVQLAYDLMTDAKGEFTAEDAVSGLQAAYSRDENDEFVKPTVIQKAGEPSAAMQDGDALIFMNFRADRARQITRTFINPDFDGFKRNKVVKFSEFVMLTEYAADIKAACAYPPDSLTNTFGEWLMKHDKTQLRISETEKYAHVTFFYNGGVEDPFTGEDRILVNSPKVATYDLQPEMSSAELTEKLVAAIESGKYDAIICNYPNGDMVGHTGVYEAAIKAVETLDACVGQVVAAVEKVGGQLLVTADHGNAEQMRDPATGQAHTAHTSLPVPLIYVGKSAQVVEGGKLSDLAPTMLSLMGMEIPQEMTGKPLFIVK
- a CDS encoding rhodanese-like domain-containing protein; this translates as MEQVMQFVSNHPVLSIAWVGLLVAVIFMTLKTATSKVKDISNSDLTRLINSEDAVVVDTRTIDEFRKGHIVGAINLTPTDIKNGTLAVLDKHKERPVIVLCANGTSSKEPAEALVKEGFTQVFTLKNGLSGWSGENLPLVRGK
- the secB gene encoding protein-export chaperone SecB, which codes for MSEQSNPEMAFQIQRIYTKDVSFEAPAAPLIFQQEWDPQVKLDLDTASSQLGDGVFEVVLRVTATAMLGEDTAFLCEVQQAGIFSITGLDDSQMAHCLGAYCPNILFPYARECVSALVSRGSFPQLNLAPVNFDALFMNYLQQQAEAEQGAAPHQDA
- the gpsA gene encoding NAD(P)H-dependent glycerol-3-phosphate dehydrogenase, which translates into the protein MNQVDMTVIGAGSYGTALAITLARNGHSVVLWGHDPQHIAQLQQDRKNQAFLPDVPFPDTLQLQADLQQAISASRDILVVVPSHVFGDVLRQIKPFLQANARIVWATKGLEAETGRLLAEVAREALGDEIPLAVISGPTFAKELAAGLPTAIAVASSDPLFTDDLQKLLHCGKSFRVYSNPDFIGVQLGGAVKNVIAIGAGMSDGIGFGANARTALITRGLAEMSRLGAALGAEPATFMGMAGLGDLVLTCTDNQSRNRRFGIMLGEGKNVEEAQNLIGQVVEGYRNTKEVWVLAQRHGVEMPITEQIYQVLYAGKDAREAAITLLSRTSKDEKIKV